Proteins encoded in a region of the Veillonella parvula genome:
- a CDS encoding sugar-binding transcriptional regulator — protein MNEFLMICERIVPEIVSVLKERYKILNHLVYEEPIGRRTLATATDLPERTVRSHIELMRANGLVDIYKPGIFLTDEGHAIVPKLRNFLNELDRINELEHRLTEALHIDRVVITPTEGTLMVKKLGFTAAKLLQDLLKPNAVVAISGGSTMAAIAEEMPILPFNPTVVPARGGVGEVVEYQANVIASVLAERLSGSYKMLHLPDGLSQDSLHMLMTCEPQIKEIGDLISRTDVLLFGIGTAMRMADQRHIADDVRKQLVDNHAVGEALGQYCDIEGKLIYSTNNIGLSLPDVVKVPNVIAVAGGQEKASAIIGVMRACQKGILIIDEQAAEGMRQLLQISAL, from the coding sequence ATGAACGAATTTCTAATGATATGTGAACGTATTGTTCCTGAAATTGTTAGTGTATTGAAGGAGCGATACAAAATACTAAACCACCTTGTTTATGAAGAGCCTATAGGCCGTAGAACATTAGCTACCGCAACGGATCTTCCAGAGCGAACCGTACGAAGTCATATTGAGTTAATGCGTGCTAATGGTCTTGTAGACATTTATAAACCAGGGATTTTTCTCACTGATGAGGGACATGCAATTGTTCCGAAGTTACGAAATTTTTTAAATGAGCTAGATCGTATTAACGAGCTAGAACATCGATTGACTGAAGCACTTCATATCGATAGAGTTGTTATTACACCTACAGAAGGAACCTTGATGGTTAAAAAGTTAGGTTTTACAGCGGCAAAGTTATTGCAAGACCTATTGAAACCTAATGCAGTAGTAGCCATCAGTGGCGGTAGCACCATGGCAGCAATAGCTGAAGAAATGCCTATCTTACCTTTCAATCCTACTGTGGTACCAGCCCGTGGTGGCGTTGGTGAAGTAGTGGAATACCAAGCTAATGTAATTGCTTCGGTGCTTGCTGAACGACTAAGTGGTTCCTATAAGATGCTCCATTTACCTGATGGACTTTCACAAGACTCATTACATATGCTCATGACTTGTGAACCACAAATTAAAGAAATTGGAGACCTCATTAGTAGGACTGACGTACTATTATTTGGTATTGGTACTGCAATGCGCATGGCGGATCAGCGCCATATTGCCGATGATGTGCGTAAGCAGTTGGTAGATAATCATGCGGTAGGTGAAGCACTTGGTCAATATTGTGACATTGAGGGTAAGTTAATTTATTCTACCAATAATATTGGTTTATCACTTCCCGATGTAGTAAAGGTTCCCAATGTTATTGCTGTAGCTGGTGGACAAGAAAAAGCGAGCGCTATTATAGGTGTGATGCGAGCTTGTCAGAAAGGTATACTTATCATTGATGAGCAAGCAGCCGAAGGTATGCGTCAATTGTTACAAATTTCTGCCTTATAG
- the upp gene encoding uracil phosphoribosyltransferase encodes MKVNVMTHPLIQHKVTLMRDVQTGSKDFRELLDEITMLMGYEITRNLPLEDVEVETPLTKMTGKRIAGKKLGIIPILRAGLGMVNGMLSLIPTAKVGHIGLYRDPETLKPVEYYCKLPSDVGERDFIVTDPMLATGGSAAAAITLLKEKGAKHIKLMCLVAAPEGVEAVNKEHPDVPIYVAALDEKLNDHGYILPGLGDAGDRIFGTK; translated from the coding sequence ATGAAAGTTAATGTTATGACACATCCATTGATTCAACACAAAGTTACATTGATGCGTGACGTACAAACAGGCTCTAAAGATTTCAGAGAACTACTTGATGAAATTACTATGTTGATGGGGTATGAAATTACACGCAACTTACCACTTGAGGATGTGGAGGTAGAAACACCACTAACTAAAATGACTGGCAAACGAATTGCAGGTAAAAAACTGGGTATTATTCCAATTCTTCGCGCTGGTCTAGGTATGGTAAATGGTATGCTTAGTTTAATTCCAACTGCAAAAGTTGGTCATATTGGTTTGTACCGTGATCCTGAAACTTTGAAACCAGTAGAATACTACTGTAAACTACCATCTGACGTAGGGGAACGCGACTTCATCGTAACTGATCCAATGCTTGCTACTGGTGGTAGTGCAGCCGCAGCGATTACATTGCTAAAAGAAAAAGGTGCTAAACATATTAAATTAATGTGCTTAGTAGCTGCTCCTGAAGGGGTAGAAGCAGTAAATAAAGAACATCCTGATGTTCCTATTTATGTAGCAGCACTTGATGAAAAGCTTAATGATCATGGTTACATCTTGCCTGGCTTAGGGGATGCTGGTGACCGTATCTTCGGTACAAAATAA
- the gpmI gene encoding 2,3-bisphosphoglycerate-independent phosphoglycerate mutase, protein MAKLEAPVMLVILDGFGLGDKSDTTNAVVQAKPLCFNRLWDMYPHTTLEASGLAVGLPEGQMGNSEVGHLNLGSGRIVYQDLTRITKDVESGEFYNRPVMKELYEVAKKQSLHLIGLVSDGNVHCSLDHIKAVIKGAHDNGIEHVYVHALLDGRDVAPQCAQGYLKDLETYMADLNCGKIATVSGRYYAMDRDNRWDRVELAYNAIVHGQGEIATSACEAVQQSYDKDAADEFVLPTVIDAAGTIKDGDAVIFCNFRPDRGRELTKALVLPDFDGFKREPLSIYMATMTKYEDGLPVHIVYQKDTLSETLGEVLSTGGYRQLRIAETEKYAHVTYFFNGGEEEPFEGEDRILVKSPQVATYDLQPEMSAYEVTDKVVQAIQDETYDMIILNFANPDMVGHTGSFEAAVKAVQAVDTCLGRIVEAIRSKKGHLLVTADHGNAELMVNHETGKVHTAHTTNLVPLILMSDSLKTATLEAGKLCDIAPTLLDLAGIQQPKAMTGHSLVHKA, encoded by the coding sequence ATGGCTAAATTAGAGGCTCCCGTAATGCTAGTCATCCTAGATGGCTTTGGCTTGGGGGATAAATCAGACACAACCAATGCTGTAGTACAGGCGAAGCCGCTCTGTTTTAATCGATTATGGGATATGTATCCACATACAACATTAGAAGCATCAGGGCTTGCGGTAGGCCTTCCAGAAGGTCAAATGGGAAATTCTGAAGTTGGCCATTTAAATCTTGGCTCTGGTCGCATAGTGTATCAAGATTTGACTCGTATTACTAAAGATGTCGAGTCTGGTGAGTTTTATAATCGCCCTGTTATGAAGGAACTATACGAAGTAGCTAAGAAGCAAAGCTTACATCTTATAGGCCTAGTTTCAGATGGCAATGTGCATTGCTCCTTAGATCATATTAAGGCAGTCATCAAGGGGGCTCATGATAATGGAATCGAGCATGTGTATGTCCATGCTTTGCTCGATGGTCGTGATGTAGCTCCACAATGTGCACAAGGCTATTTAAAGGACTTAGAAACGTATATGGCTGATCTCAATTGTGGTAAAATTGCTACAGTTAGTGGTCGCTATTATGCAATGGACCGCGATAATCGTTGGGACCGCGTTGAATTGGCATATAATGCCATCGTACATGGTCAAGGTGAAATAGCTACATCTGCATGTGAAGCAGTGCAACAGTCTTATGATAAAGATGCGGCAGATGAGTTTGTACTTCCTACGGTGATTGATGCTGCAGGGACTATCAAAGATGGAGATGCGGTTATATTCTGTAACTTCCGCCCAGACCGTGGTCGTGAACTTACAAAGGCACTAGTGTTACCTGATTTTGATGGCTTTAAACGGGAGCCACTATCTATATATATGGCAACTATGACAAAATACGAGGATGGTTTGCCCGTACATATTGTGTATCAAAAGGATACATTATCTGAAACATTAGGTGAAGTTCTAAGTACAGGTGGTTATCGCCAATTGCGCATCGCGGAAACAGAAAAGTATGCTCATGTTACATATTTCTTTAATGGCGGTGAAGAGGAACCCTTTGAAGGGGAGGACCGCATTCTCGTAAAATCCCCTCAAGTGGCCACCTATGATTTACAACCAGAAATGAGCGCTTATGAAGTGACCGATAAGGTTGTACAAGCAATACAAGATGAAACATATGACATGATCATCTTGAACTTTGCAAATCCAGATATGGTTGGTCATACTGGTAGCTTTGAAGCTGCCGTTAAAGCGGTTCAAGCAGTAGATACTTGTTTAGGTCGTATCGTGGAGGCTATTCGTAGCAAGAAAGGTCATCTGTTAGTTACAGCAGATCATGGTAATGCAGAGCTTATGGTTAACCATGAAACAGGTAAGGTACATACGGCACATACAACGAACTTGGTTCCTTTAATTTTAATGAGCGACAGTTTAAAAACAGCTACATTAGAAGCTGGTAAATTATGTGACATTGCTCCTACATTATTAGATTTAGCTGGGATACAACAACCAAAAGCTATGACAGGTCACAGCTTGGTACATAAAGCATAA
- the gap gene encoding type I glyceraldehyde-3-phosphate dehydrogenase: MAVKVGINGFGRIGKCVVRAAINNPDVDVVAINATGDNEGTALLLKYDSVHGTIPNEVTFDEENIYVDGKKIRVFHDRDASKLPWSEEGVEIVMECTGKYRDAEEAKVHLNQPTVKKVLISAPGKNEDLTMVMGVNQDMYDPAKHHIISNASCTTNCLAPFAKVLCDEFGIKRGMMTTIHSYTNDQKILDARHKDPRRARAAAMSIIPTTTGAAKAVAKVLPQLKGKLDGFALRVPTPDVSATDLVCELEKPATKEEINEAFRKAAAGELKGILGVSDVPLVSCDFSSDPRSSIVDADLTMVMDGNMVKVVSWYDNEWGYSERLIDMAAFVASKGL, from the coding sequence ATGGCAGTAAAAGTTGGTATTAACGGATTTGGTCGTATTGGTAAATGTGTAGTTCGCGCAGCGATTAATAATCCTGATGTGGATGTAGTGGCAATTAATGCAACTGGTGATAATGAAGGTACTGCATTATTGTTAAAATACGATTCCGTACACGGTACAATTCCTAATGAAGTAACATTTGATGAAGAAAATATCTACGTTGATGGTAAAAAAATCCGTGTATTCCATGACCGCGACGCTTCTAAATTACCATGGTCTGAAGAAGGCGTAGAAATTGTTATGGAATGTACTGGTAAATACCGTGATGCAGAGGAAGCAAAGGTTCATTTGAATCAACCTACTGTAAAAAAAGTATTAATCTCTGCACCTGGTAAAAACGAAGACTTAACTATGGTTATGGGTGTTAACCAAGATATGTATGATCCTGCAAAACATCACATTATCTCTAATGCATCTTGTACAACAAATTGCTTGGCTCCATTTGCTAAAGTATTATGTGATGAATTCGGTATCAAACGCGGTATGATGACTACAATTCATTCCTACACTAATGACCAAAAAATTCTTGATGCACGTCATAAAGACCCTCGCCGTGCTCGTGCTGCAGCAATGTCCATCATTCCTACAACAACTGGTGCAGCGAAAGCTGTTGCTAAAGTATTGCCTCAATTAAAAGGTAAATTAGATGGTTTTGCATTGCGCGTTCCTACTCCAGACGTATCTGCTACAGATCTTGTTTGCGAACTTGAAAAACCGGCTACTAAAGAAGAAATCAACGAAGCATTTCGCAAAGCAGCAGCCGGTGAATTAAAAGGTATTCTTGGTGTATCTGATGTACCATTGGTATCCTGTGATTTCAGCTCTGATCCTCGTAGCTCCATTGTTGATGCTGATTTGACAATGGTTATGGATGGCAACATGGTAAAAGTTGTTTCTTGGTATGACAACGAATGGGGTTACTCCGAACGTCTTATCGACATGGCCGCATTTGTAGCAAGCAAAGGCTTATAA
- a CDS encoding type IV pilus twitching motility protein PilT, translating to MDSCCKSESLETIVENAIQLSSTDIHLQCGQPIYLRHGDGLKATSFMCTTELIEDILRRCGIASYEWQSLDEACSCCGVRIRVHLYRANQTICGTLRLLCHQQLKLDDNSEGQLLQKLCEAHDGLLLVCGPTGSGKSFTLACCIDYINQTMERHIITLEDPIEFEFVSKKSLIHQRQLGADINTMSDGIRDALREDPDVIMVGELRDRETLEAALHAAETGHLVMATMHTQRAVMAVHRMISLFPGEQQEEIRNQISQVLRAVICQRLLRWNKKFITIRDILLNTHAVANLIRTRKEPQIISIQETQLPMKTLEMAVRDVKAQYGAQQQLHTLLDQQLS from the coding sequence GTGGACTCATGCTGTAAGAGTGAAAGTTTAGAAACTATTGTAGAAAATGCAATACAACTATCATCAACAGATATTCATCTACAATGTGGTCAGCCTATCTATTTGCGACATGGTGATGGATTAAAGGCTACTTCATTTATGTGTACTACAGAATTAATCGAGGATATATTGCGCCGTTGCGGTATAGCATCCTATGAATGGCAGTCTCTTGATGAGGCTTGTTCCTGTTGTGGTGTGCGTATCCGTGTTCATCTATATCGAGCTAATCAGACCATATGCGGTACATTGCGATTACTTTGTCATCAGCAACTTAAGTTAGATGATAATAGTGAAGGTCAGTTATTACAAAAGCTATGTGAAGCACATGATGGTCTATTGCTTGTTTGTGGCCCTACAGGCAGTGGTAAAAGTTTTACCTTAGCTTGTTGTATTGATTATATAAATCAGACTATGGAGCGTCACATTATTACCTTAGAAGACCCTATCGAATTTGAGTTTGTATCTAAAAAGTCTTTAATACATCAACGACAATTAGGTGCTGATATTAATACTATGTCAGATGGTATTCGAGATGCTTTACGAGAGGATCCGGATGTCATTATGGTAGGCGAACTTCGAGATCGTGAAACCCTTGAAGCGGCACTTCATGCGGCAGAGACTGGTCACCTTGTAATGGCGACTATGCATACACAGCGTGCAGTGATGGCGGTTCATCGCATGATTTCTCTATTTCCTGGGGAGCAGCAAGAAGAGATACGTAATCAAATATCTCAAGTGTTACGAGCCGTTATATGTCAGCGTTTACTTCGATGGAATAAAAAGTTCATTACCATTCGTGATATTTTGCTAAATACCCATGCAGTAGCAAATTTGATACGGACCCGTAAGGAACCACAAATCATATCTATTCAAGAAACGCAACTACCGATGAAAACATTAGAAATGGCTGTGCGAGATGTAAAGGCACAATATGGAGCCCAACAGCAATTGCATACCTTGCTTGATCAACAATTATCGTAG
- a CDS encoding phosphoglycerate kinase, with protein sequence MKQTIEGLQVANKTVFVRVDFNVPMKDGVITDDTRIRSALPTINYLIEKGAKVILASHFGRPKGERKPEMSLAPCAKHLSDLINKPVAFVDDCIGPKVEEAVKALQSGDVLMLENLRYHNEETKNDPEFAKQLASLADVAINDAFGVSHRNAASVVGIADYIPMAAGFLLKKEIDALSAAIVHPKTPMAAIIGGAKVTDKISVISNLLPKVDVMIIGGGMANAFIKAQGCNIGSSLFEEGQEVIATDLVMEARVAGAKLLTPIDAVVADAFSNDANTKIADVDQIEDGWMILDIGPKTRELYVEALAPMKTIIWNGPMGVFEMENFAAGTNAVAKAVAESDAMTIVGGGDSVAAIEKSGLADKISHISTGGGASLEFLEGKILPGIAALSEA encoded by the coding sequence ATGAAACAAACAATTGAAGGTTTACAAGTAGCTAATAAAACAGTATTTGTTCGTGTTGATTTTAATGTTCCTATGAAAGATGGTGTCATCACTGATGACACTCGTATTCGTAGTGCATTACCTACTATCAATTACTTAATCGAAAAAGGGGCAAAGGTTATCCTTGCTTCTCACTTTGGTCGTCCTAAGGGAGAACGCAAACCAGAAATGTCTTTGGCACCATGTGCTAAGCATTTATCTGACCTTATCAACAAGCCTGTAGCATTCGTAGATGACTGTATTGGTCCTAAAGTTGAAGAAGCTGTAAAAGCATTACAATCTGGTGATGTATTGATGCTTGAAAATTTGCGTTACCACAATGAAGAAACTAAAAATGACCCTGAGTTTGCTAAGCAATTGGCATCTCTTGCAGATGTTGCTATCAATGATGCGTTTGGTGTATCTCACCGTAATGCGGCATCTGTAGTCGGTATTGCTGATTATATCCCTATGGCAGCAGGTTTCTTGCTCAAAAAAGAAATTGACGCATTAAGTGCAGCTATAGTACATCCCAAAACACCTATGGCAGCTATTATTGGTGGCGCGAAAGTTACAGATAAAATCTCCGTTATTTCTAACTTATTGCCTAAAGTTGATGTAATGATCATCGGCGGTGGTATGGCTAATGCGTTCATTAAAGCGCAAGGTTGCAATATTGGTAGCTCCTTATTTGAAGAAGGTCAAGAAGTTATCGCTACAGACCTTGTTATGGAAGCTCGTGTAGCAGGTGCTAAATTACTAACACCTATTGATGCTGTAGTAGCAGATGCTTTCAGCAACGATGCTAATACTAAAATCGCTGATGTTGATCAAATCGAAGATGGCTGGATGATATTAGATATTGGGCCTAAAACCCGCGAACTTTATGTAGAAGCATTGGCGCCAATGAAGACTATTATTTGGAATGGTCCTATGGGCGTATTTGAAATGGAAAACTTTGCAGCTGGTACAAATGCAGTAGCGAAAGCTGTAGCTGAATCTGATGCGATGACTATCGTTGGTGGTGGCGACTCTGTAGCAGCCATTGAAAAAAGTGGTTTAGCAGATAAAATTAGCCACATCTCCACAGGTGGCGGTGCATCTTTAGAATTCTTAGAAGGCAAAATCCTACCGGGTATTGCTGCATTGTCCGAGGCATAA
- the eno gene encoding phosphopyruvate hydratase, with amino-acid sequence MAVIEQVIAREILDSRGNPTVEVEVCLEDGTIATAAVPSGASTGMFEAVELRDGDKSRYSGKGVLKAIDNVNAKIGPALIGYDATEQVAIDNLMLQLDGTDNKSNLGANAILGVSMAVARAAAESLDLPLFVYLGGFNAKELPVPMMNILNGGAHADNNVDIQEFMIMPVGAKSFAEALRSCAEVYHTLKSVLHSKGLSTAVGDEGGFAPNLSSNEEALEVICEAIKAAGYEPGKDFKLALDSASSEFYEDGKYNLAGEGKVKTAAEMVDFYEYLVGKYPIVSIEDGLAEEDWEGWKLLTDRLGDRVQLVGDDLFVTNTKRLARGIELGVGNSILVKVNQIGTLTEAFDAMELAKRAGYTCVVSHRSGETEDTFIADIAVAVNAGQIKTGAPARSERVAKYNQLLRIEEMLYETAQYKGNDVFYNLK; translated from the coding sequence ATGGCAGTAATTGAACAAGTCATTGCAAGAGAGATTTTAGATTCCCGCGGTAATCCAACAGTTGAAGTTGAAGTATGTTTAGAAGATGGTACTATTGCGACAGCAGCTGTTCCATCTGGTGCTTCCACAGGTATGTTTGAAGCCGTAGAATTACGGGATGGAGATAAATCCCGTTACTCCGGTAAAGGTGTTTTAAAAGCTATCGATAATGTAAATGCTAAAATTGGTCCTGCACTTATCGGTTATGACGCTACAGAACAAGTGGCAATCGATAACTTGATGTTGCAACTTGACGGTACAGACAATAAATCTAACCTTGGTGCAAATGCAATTCTTGGCGTATCCATGGCAGTAGCTCGTGCGGCGGCTGAATCTTTGGACTTGCCATTATTTGTATATCTTGGTGGCTTCAATGCTAAAGAGTTGCCAGTTCCTATGATGAATATCTTGAATGGTGGCGCACATGCAGATAACAACGTAGATATTCAAGAATTCATGATCATGCCTGTAGGCGCAAAATCTTTTGCAGAAGCTCTTCGTAGCTGTGCAGAAGTATATCACACCTTGAAATCCGTACTTCACAGTAAAGGTCTTAGCACTGCAGTAGGCGACGAAGGTGGTTTCGCACCTAACTTGTCATCTAATGAAGAAGCATTAGAAGTAATCTGTGAAGCTATTAAAGCTGCTGGTTATGAACCAGGAAAAGATTTCAAATTGGCACTTGATTCTGCATCTTCTGAATTCTACGAAGATGGTAAATACAATCTAGCTGGCGAAGGCAAAGTTAAAACAGCTGCTGAAATGGTAGACTTTTACGAATACCTAGTAGGTAAATATCCAATCGTATCCATCGAAGATGGTCTTGCTGAAGAAGATTGGGAAGGCTGGAAATTGTTGACAGACCGCCTTGGTGACCGCGTACAACTTGTTGGTGATGATTTATTTGTAACTAACACAAAACGTTTGGCTCGTGGTATTGAGCTTGGTGTAGGTAATTCTATTCTTGTAAAAGTTAACCAAATCGGTACTCTCACTGAAGCATTCGATGCTATGGAACTTGCTAAACGCGCTGGTTATACTTGCGTGGTATCTCACCGTTCTGGTGAAACTGAAGATACATTCATTGCTGATATCGCTGTAGCTGTAAATGCTGGTCAAATCAAGACTGGTGCACCGGCTCGTTCTGAACGTGTAGCAAAATATAATCAATTACTTCGCATTGAAGAAATGTTATACGAAACAGCTCAATATAAAGGTAATGACGTTTTTTATAACTTAAAATAG
- a CDS encoding GspE/PulE family protein, whose translation MYVDVTLDDIILYALEHHVSDIHFDPVERGAHVRLRQDGLLQHYMTVSFEEAELIINRIKVCSSLDISEKRLPQDGRWSWSHKNKSVTMRVSTLPSLYGETLVCRLMGNEGSHKDLKELGMQPDIFEHIEQLLKRPYGLLLICGPTGSGKTATLYAMLRMLNLDETKLICLEDPVEAEIKGAIQIGINEKIGFTFAKGLRSVLRQDPDTIMIGEIRDKETAELAVKSALTGHRVLSTIHTNTAIGVVTRLMDMGVEPYLIRATLMGAIAQRLVRKFDGTEYQGRTALFEYLEIPANSAHWDELETHLLLSLEESARKAVSQHVTSIEEVHRCGLML comes from the coding sequence ATGTATGTAGACGTAACATTAGACGATATTATCTTGTATGCCTTAGAGCACCATGTAAGTGATATCCACTTTGATCCCGTTGAAAGGGGTGCTCATGTTCGGTTGCGACAAGATGGACTGCTGCAACATTACATGACTGTATCATTTGAAGAAGCTGAACTCATTATCAACCGTATTAAGGTTTGTAGCTCTCTAGATATTAGCGAGAAGCGTTTACCACAAGATGGGCGTTGGTCTTGGAGTCATAAAAATAAGTCTGTAACGATGCGTGTATCTACATTGCCCAGCTTATACGGAGAAACCTTAGTATGTCGCCTTATGGGAAATGAAGGGAGTCATAAAGACTTAAAAGAATTAGGCATGCAGCCGGATATCTTTGAGCACATTGAACAATTATTAAAACGTCCTTATGGATTATTACTTATCTGTGGACCTACAGGCAGTGGTAAGACAGCTACTTTATATGCCATGCTTCGCATGTTAAATTTAGACGAAACTAAGCTTATCTGTCTTGAAGATCCTGTAGAAGCCGAAATCAAAGGGGCTATACAAATTGGTATTAATGAAAAGATTGGATTTACCTTTGCCAAAGGTCTTCGCTCTGTATTACGGCAAGATCCAGATACGATTATGATTGGTGAAATTAGGGATAAGGAGACCGCAGAGTTAGCCGTTAAGTCTGCTTTAACGGGGCATCGCGTATTATCTACTATACATACCAATACAGCTATAGGCGTTGTAACGCGACTCATGGATATGGGCGTAGAGCCGTACTTAATACGGGCTACTTTAATGGGGGCTATTGCACAACGGCTAGTACGAAAATTCGATGGTACAGAATATCAGGGACGGACTGCTCTATTTGAATACTTAGAAATACCAGCTAATTCAGCTCATTGGGACGAATTAGAAACACATTTATTATTGTCATTAGAAGAGTCTGCTCGTAAGGCCGTATCTCAGCATGTTACATCTATAGAGGAGGTGCATCGTTGTGGACTCATGCTGTAA
- the tpiA gene encoding triose-phosphate isomerase: MRKPIIAGNWKMNGTIASGSILIEAFNSVLQDMELSCDVVVCPPFTAIERAVVLTKNTAIEVGAQTMDYHDAGAFTGEISPLMLTEVGVNYVIIGHSERREYYGETDETVNAKIKSAFHHNLNPIVCVGESLEHRETGHTLDWITSQLKGALADIPKEQVSQLIIAYEPIWAIGTGKTATADQAEEVCKEIRNYIRSLYDNETADAVRIQYGGSVKSENALEILGEPNIDGALVGGASLVVDEFIDIIKAANQVSA, from the coding sequence ATGAGAAAACCCATTATTGCAGGGAATTGGAAAATGAATGGCACCATTGCATCTGGATCAATTCTGATCGAAGCGTTTAACAGCGTGTTACAAGATATGGAATTGTCCTGTGATGTAGTTGTATGTCCGCCTTTTACAGCTATCGAACGTGCTGTAGTATTGACGAAAAATACAGCTATTGAAGTAGGTGCACAAACTATGGATTATCATGATGCTGGTGCGTTTACTGGTGAGATTTCACCACTTATGCTTACAGAAGTAGGCGTTAATTATGTAATCATCGGTCACTCTGAGCGCCGTGAATATTATGGCGAAACAGATGAGACCGTTAATGCAAAAATTAAAAGTGCATTTCATCATAATTTGAATCCTATTGTCTGTGTTGGTGAAAGTTTAGAACATCGTGAAACGGGTCATACACTTGATTGGATTACGTCTCAACTAAAAGGGGCTTTGGCTGATATTCCGAAAGAACAAGTCAGTCAATTAATCATTGCGTACGAACCAATTTGGGCTATCGGTACGGGCAAGACAGCAACGGCTGATCAAGCTGAAGAGGTATGCAAAGAAATCCGCAATTACATTCGATCTTTATATGATAATGAAACTGCCGATGCAGTACGCATCCAGTATGGTGGTAGCGTTAAATCAGAAAATGCACTAGAAATCCTTGGAGAGCCTAATATTGACGGTGCTCTCGTAGGTGGTGCATCACTTGTGGTCGATGAATTTATTGATATTATTAAAGCTGCAAACCAAGTAAGCGCTTAA
- the glyA gene encoding serine hydroxymethyltransferase, translated as MSFLEKQDPNIQAVINQELARQRDKLEMIASENFVSQAVMEAQGSVLTNKYAEGYPGKRYYGGCENVDVIETLAIERAKRLFGAEHANVQPHSGSQANFGVYFALLQPGDTIVGMNLSHGGHLTHGSPVNVSGTYFNVVPYGVDVETQQIDYDEFRKIVLEAKPKLIIAGGSAYSRQIDFKKMAEVAHEVDAIFMVDMAHFAGLVAAGLHPNPVEYADIVTTTTHKTLRGPRGGMILCKEKYAKAIDKAIFPGIQGGPLMHVIAAKAVAFGEALQPEFKVYAQQVIDNAKALAAALQEKGLTIVSGGTDTHVMLVDVRNTGLTGKEAEHLLDEVGITCNKNTIPFDPASPFVTSGIRLGTPALTTRGLQVKDMEEIADIIAVVLKNPEDKSVHEEASKRVAALCEAYPLY; from the coding sequence ATGAGTTTCTTAGAAAAACAAGACCCTAATATTCAAGCTGTTATCAACCAAGAGTTAGCACGCCAACGCGATAAATTAGAAATGATTGCTTCTGAAAATTTTGTTTCTCAAGCTGTAATGGAAGCTCAAGGTAGCGTATTGACTAACAAATATGCAGAAGGGTATCCTGGCAAACGCTATTATGGCGGTTGTGAAAATGTTGATGTTATTGAAACATTGGCTATCGAACGTGCAAAACGCCTGTTCGGTGCAGAACATGCTAATGTACAACCTCACTCTGGTTCTCAAGCAAACTTTGGCGTGTATTTCGCATTATTACAACCAGGTGATACTATTGTGGGTATGAACTTGTCCCACGGCGGTCATTTGACTCATGGTTCTCCAGTTAACGTATCTGGTACATATTTCAATGTAGTACCTTATGGTGTAGATGTTGAAACACAACAAATCGACTACGATGAGTTCCGTAAAATTGTATTAGAAGCAAAACCTAAGTTGATTATCGCTGGTGGTAGTGCTTATAGCCGTCAAATCGACTTTAAGAAAATGGCTGAAGTGGCACACGAAGTAGATGCTATTTTCATGGTAGATATGGCTCACTTTGCTGGACTTGTAGCAGCTGGTTTACATCCAAACCCTGTGGAATATGCAGATATCGTTACTACAACAACTCATAAAACATTGCGTGGCCCTCGTGGTGGTATGATTCTTTGCAAAGAAAAGTATGCTAAAGCAATCGATAAAGCCATCTTCCCTGGCATCCAAGGTGGTCCTTTGATGCATGTTATCGCTGCTAAAGCTGTAGCATTTGGTGAAGCTTTACAACCTGAGTTCAAAGTATATGCACAACAAGTCATCGACAATGCAAAAGCGTTGGCTGCAGCATTACAAGAAAAGGGCTTAACAATTGTTTCTGGCGGTACAGATACTCATGTTATGCTTGTAGATGTTCGTAATACTGGTTTAACTGGTAAAGAAGCTGAACACTTACTCGATGAAGTAGGTATTACATGTAATAAAAATACAATTCCATTTGATCCAGCTAGCCCATTTGTAACAAGCGGTATTCGTCTTGGTACGCCAGCTCTTACAACACGTGGTTTGCAAGTGAAAGATATGGAAGAAATTGCCGATATTATTGCAGTGGTTCTTAAAAATCCTGAGGATAAATCGGTCCATGAAGAAGCTAGTAAACGTGTTGCTGCACTTTGTGAAGCGTATCCATTGTACTAA